The Candidatus Omnitrophota bacterium genome includes a region encoding these proteins:
- the pheA gene encoding prephenate dehydratase encodes MNLARLRKKIDKLDERILNLLNGRAKLSLAIGKVKSRQRANIYSPDREREVYRSITSANKGPLSNDSLRAIYGEVMSGCLTLQMPSKIAYLGPSRTFTHIAALKKFGKSLDYLECNSIADVFTEVERGRANYGVVPIENSTEGAVNYTLDMFIDSDLKICSEVYLPIGHKLLSKHKKMSSIKKIYSHEQVFAQCRIWLEKNLPQAKLIPCSSTTAGAMCASAGKGSAAIASKLAAEGYGLNIIAASIEDSPHNITRFLIIGKHEAEPTGSDKTSIVFSMKDKIGVLHDTLAPFKRNRINLTKIESRPSKKRPWEYYFFVDLEGHHEDAKAKRAIWELKKECLYFKILGSYPKAS; translated from the coding sequence ATGAACCTAGCCAGACTTCGTAAAAAAATTGACAAACTGGATGAGCGCATTCTGAATTTGCTTAACGGAAGAGCAAAATTGAGTCTCGCGATAGGCAAAGTAAAATCCAGGCAAAGGGCAAACATATATTCGCCGGACAGGGAGAGAGAAGTATACCGGAGCATTACTTCAGCCAATAAGGGGCCATTATCAAATGACTCCTTAAGAGCTATTTATGGCGAAGTAATGTCAGGGTGTTTAACTCTTCAGATGCCGTCAAAGATAGCGTATTTAGGCCCTTCTCGGACTTTCACTCATATAGCAGCTCTTAAAAAGTTTGGCAAATCGTTAGACTATCTTGAATGTAACAGCATAGCGGATGTTTTTACAGAAGTAGAGCGCGGACGCGCAAACTATGGGGTTGTCCCTATTGAAAATTCTACAGAGGGCGCTGTAAATTATACGCTTGATATGTTCATCGATTCCGATCTCAAGATCTGCTCGGAAGTATATCTGCCTATAGGGCATAAATTGCTGAGCAAACACAAGAAAATGTCTTCTATAAAAAAGATTTATTCTCACGAACAGGTTTTTGCGCAGTGCCGTATTTGGCTTGAAAAAAATCTGCCGCAAGCTAAATTAATCCCTTGTTCCAGCACTACAGCGGGGGCAATGTGTGCCTCAGCCGGCAAGGGCAGCGCTGCTATCGCAAGCAAATTAGCCGCGGAGGGTTACGGGCTGAATATAATAGCTGCGTCTATAGAGGATTCACCTCATAACATCACCCGTTTTTTGATAATAGGCAAACATGAGGCAGAGCCGACCGGCAGCGACAAAACATCCATAGTCTTTTCAATGAAAGACAAGATCGGCGTCTTGCATGATACACTGGCACCTTTTAAGAGAAACAGGATCAACCTTACGAAGATAGAATCCAGGCCGTCCAAAAAGAGGCCGTGGGAGTATTATTTCTTTGTTGACCTGGAGGGGCATCATGAAGACGCAAAAGCAAAACGCGCTATTTGGGAATTGAAGAAAGAGTGCCTGTATTTTAAGATACTCGGCTCTTATCCGAAAGCGAGCTAA
- the scpB gene encoding SMC-Scp complex subunit ScpB translates to MEQNELKKLLEAFLFVSSSPVQAARIKALFGVDEKAVETAFEELKTKYASDDTSLRVIKVAEGYRLSTSPEVAPYIRKFFKDQRPRLSRASLETLSVIAYKQPVTRSDVESIRGVNVEGPLGTLLERGLIRIAGRKDAPGRPILYGTTRLFLEHFGLNTLRDLPLLNEFKEEDLTEEEKAKAGRLREANNEPSQTS, encoded by the coding sequence ATGGAACAAAATGAATTAAAGAAATTACTGGAGGCATTTTTATTCGTCAGCTCTTCGCCGGTCCAAGCTGCTCGGATCAAGGCGCTTTTCGGCGTGGACGAAAAAGCGGTAGAAACTGCTTTTGAAGAATTAAAGACAAAATACGCGAGCGACGATACATCATTACGGGTCATAAAAGTGGCCGAGGGGTACCGCTTAAGCACGTCGCCGGAAGTGGCGCCTTACATAAGGAAATTTTTCAAAGACCAAAGGCCCAGGCTTTCCAGGGCATCACTGGAGACTCTTTCCGTTATTGCGTATAAACAGCCCGTTACAAGAAGCGATGTAGAATCCATAAGAGGCGTAAATGTCGAGGGGCCGCTAGGGACGCTTTTGGAGCGCGGCCTTATAAGGATAGCGGGCAGAAAGGACGCGCCGGGCAGGCCCATACTTTACGGCACAACTCGGCTTTTTCTTGAACATTTCGGTTTAAATACACTGAGAGATTTGCCTTTATTAAATGAGTTCAAAGAAGAAGATCTAACGGAAGAAGAAAAGGCAAAAGCAGGGAGATTGAGGGAGGCAAATAATGAACCTAGCCAGACTTCGTAA
- a CDS encoding segregation/condensation protein A gives MYMKYKVKLEIFEGPLDLLLYLIKKDEVDIYDIPIAKVTDQYLEYLEMMNMLDLNIAGEFIVMAATLMQIKSRMLLPVEEMPQDEMEEEDPRSELVRKLLEYKKFKEVSDKLAEIEATTSQQYTRKAEERPLPEIEDESAFFETSIFDLLSAFSKILKDIPKDTFYKVIKDKFTVADKIHDIVHMLVGQPRIYFGNLFKKAGSKFEIVVTFLAVLELIRLKEILIVQEEPFGEIEIIRNPNSVKQTAQSET, from the coding sequence ATATATATGAAGTATAAAGTAAAGCTTGAAATATTTGAAGGGCCGCTGGATCTTCTGCTCTACCTTATAAAAAAAGACGAAGTCGATATATATGACATTCCTATAGCCAAGGTCACTGACCAGTATCTTGAGTACCTCGAGATGATGAATATGCTGGACCTGAATATAGCGGGCGAATTTATAGTAATGGCCGCCACGCTCATGCAGATAAAATCGAGGATGCTCCTTCCGGTGGAAGAAATGCCGCAGGATGAGATGGAAGAGGAAGATCCGCGTTCAGAGCTGGTAAGAAAACTGCTTGAATATAAAAAGTTCAAAGAAGTATCGGATAAACTGGCAGAAATAGAGGCTACGACCAGCCAGCAGTATACTAGGAAAGCTGAAGAGAGGCCGCTTCCGGAAATAGAGGACGAAAGCGCATTCTTTGAGACAAGCATATTCGATCTTTTGAGTGCCTTTTCTAAAATTTTAAAGGACATTCCGAAGGATACGTTTTACAAGGTCATTAAGGATAAGTTCACCGTAGCGGATAAGATCCATGATATCGTCCATATGCTTGTCGGTCAACCCAGGATCTACTTCGGCAATCTTTTTAAAAAGGCAGGGAGCAAGTTTGAAATAGTTGTGACTTTTCTTGCGGTGCTGGAGCTTATAAGGCTCAAAGAGATACTTATTGTCCAGGAAGAGCCGTTCGGGGAAATAGAGATAATACGCAACCCGAACTCTGTCAAACAAACTGCACAAAGCGAGACATAA
- the trpS gene encoding tryptophan--tRNA ligase, with the protein MKKRILSGMRPTGPLHIGHLAGALANWIRLQEEYECYFMIADWHALMSEYEDPKKIDEYTKEMMLDWLSCGLDMDKSVLFIQSHVPEHLELYMVFSLLVPLGWLERNPTYKEQLREIKGRDLTTYAFLGYPVLQGADIALYKANTVPVGADQLPHLELTRETIRRFHSLYGENVFPEPEALLTDTPKLLGIDNRKMSKSYDNFIAISEDPDNIKKKVDRMITDPERIKLSDKGHPHICTVFSYYKVFASKDKIEEVEDHCKNAHKGCTECKKAMAELLIEYLSPMREKRRWLKDKFDERVLSPWRESSKKARDEAQKTMRKIRKILHIYEV; encoded by the coding sequence ATGAAGAAGCGGATCTTAAGCGGCATGCGGCCGACAGGGCCTTTGCACATAGGGCATCTTGCCGGCGCGCTCGCGAATTGGATACGGCTTCAGGAAGAGTATGAGTGCTATTTCATGATAGCCGATTGGCATGCCCTTATGAGCGAGTATGAAGATCCTAAAAAGATCGACGAGTATACAAAAGAGATGATGCTCGACTGGCTCAGCTGCGGCCTCGATATGGATAAAAGCGTCTTATTTATCCAGTCGCATGTGCCGGAACACCTTGAATTATACATGGTTTTTTCGCTTCTTGTGCCGCTCGGATGGCTCGAGAGAAACCCCACTTACAAGGAACAACTCCGCGAAATAAAAGGAAGAGATCTTACGACCTATGCCTTTTTGGGCTATCCCGTTTTACAGGGCGCGGATATAGCGCTATACAAGGCAAATACCGTGCCCGTAGGCGCGGACCAGCTCCCGCACCTTGAGCTGACGCGGGAGACCATCAGGCGTTTCCATAGTTTATACGGAGAAAATGTATTTCCGGAACCCGAGGCGCTTTTAACCGATACGCCGAAACTTCTGGGCATAGATAATCGCAAAATGTCTAAAAGTTATGATAATTTCATAGCCATAAGCGAAGACCCTGATAATATAAAAAAGAAGGTAGACAGGATGATAACAGATCCTGAAAGGATAAAGCTCTCTGATAAAGGGCATCCTCATATATGCACAGTCTTCTCTTATTATAAGGTATTCGCGTCCAAAGATAAGATTGAAGAAGTGGAAGACCACTGCAAAAATGCCCATAAAGGGTGTACCGAATGCAAAAAGGCGATGGCCGAGCTTTTGATAGAATACTTAAGCCCGATGAGAGAAAAGCGCAGATGGCTAAAAGATAAATTTGATGAGAGAGTGCTTTCACCATGGCGAGAATCTTCCAAAAAGGCGCGCGATGAAGCCCAAAAGACGATGAGAAAAATAAGGAAAATACTGCATATATATGAAGTATAA
- the infB gene encoding translation initiation factor IF-2, giving the protein MAKKPAKDKENKDKKEKKATTAKSAPAPKKETASPKVKKPKKIILKKAVKEEKKAPSKVIPPSHSKIEAPPPKITPSKKPVEKPDIFPEIKEHTEKIAPQVLQPEISKEEFAESDAPPRKKISVDIPIAVKDFAVKLDVKPNELMKTMIEKGIFVTINQGLGADVVKNIAAFYGVEVVEAPTLEQKVLKEEEKEDKKNLVLRPPVVTFMGHVDHGKTSLLDTIRKTKVASREHGGITQHIGAYQVMFKKGAVTFLDTPGHEAFTEMRARGANATDVVVLVVAADDGVKPQTIEAADHARAAGVPIVVALNKCDLPHINIERVKTQLAQINLAPEDWGGKTISVQVSAKTGKGIDELLEMLLLEAELLELKANPNALAKGVVVESELSRGKGVVATVLVKGGTLRTGDVVVAGSHCGRVKAMINDKGERVTEAPPSMPVEILGLSGVPRAGERFFVVLDERKARDYCLQKEAADTEKKLSSSQRISLEGLYQDITAGKIKELNIVLKGDVSGSIEALGKSLLELSTKDININIIHTAVGDVNDSDVVLALASKAIVIGFHVRVEPTAQILAEKEGVEVKLYNIIYETIADIKAAMEGMLEPIYKEVFLGRAQIRQVFVGSKVGTIAGSYVVKGKIVRSAIAKLVRNGKIVYEGKINSLKRFKDDAKEVAEGFECGIALFNHNDIKEGDTIEAYEMQKFARRLEGK; this is encoded by the coding sequence ATGGCCAAAAAGCCGGCAAAAGATAAAGAGAATAAAGATAAAAAAGAAAAGAAGGCCACGACGGCCAAGTCCGCGCCCGCGCCGAAAAAAGAGACTGCTTCTCCCAAGGTAAAAAAACCGAAGAAGATAATTCTAAAAAAGGCCGTCAAAGAAGAAAAAAAAGCTCCGTCAAAAGTAATACCGCCTTCTCATTCAAAAATAGAAGCCCCTCCGCCCAAAATAACGCCTTCGAAAAAACCGGTAGAAAAACCCGACATATTTCCCGAAATAAAAGAACATACGGAAAAAATAGCTCCGCAGGTGCTTCAGCCCGAAATATCCAAAGAAGAATTTGCAGAAAGCGATGCGCCCCCGAGGAAGAAGATATCCGTAGATATTCCTATAGCGGTCAAGGATTTTGCCGTTAAATTGGACGTTAAGCCTAACGAGTTGATGAAGACGATGATAGAAAAGGGTATATTCGTCACAATAAATCAGGGGCTTGGGGCTGATGTGGTTAAAAATATAGCGGCTTTTTACGGCGTTGAGGTAGTCGAGGCCCCCACTCTCGAACAAAAGGTCCTTAAAGAAGAGGAAAAGGAAGATAAGAAAAATCTGGTGCTGAGGCCTCCGGTCGTTACTTTTATGGGGCATGTTGACCATGGTAAGACATCACTTTTGGACACTATAAGAAAGACTAAAGTCGCCTCGCGCGAACACGGCGGCATAACTCAGCATATCGGAGCCTATCAGGTTATGTTCAAAAAAGGCGCCGTAACATTTTTAGATACGCCGGGCCATGAGGCATTTACAGAGATGAGGGCAAGGGGCGCGAACGCGACCGACGTAGTCGTCCTTGTAGTAGCGGCGGATGACGGCGTAAAACCGCAGACCATAGAAGCAGCTGACCACGCAAGGGCAGCGGGGGTGCCGATAGTAGTGGCGCTAAATAAATGCGACCTGCCTCATATAAATATTGAGAGAGTAAAGACGCAGTTGGCTCAGATCAACCTTGCCCCGGAAGATTGGGGCGGCAAGACGATAAGCGTTCAAGTTTCGGCGAAAACGGGTAAGGGCATAGACGAGCTTCTAGAGATGCTGCTACTTGAGGCAGAATTGCTGGAATTGAAGGCCAATCCCAACGCACTTGCCAAAGGCGTGGTGGTGGAAAGCGAACTTTCCCGCGGTAAGGGCGTGGTCGCGACAGTTTTGGTTAAAGGCGGCACGCTGCGCACCGGCGATGTTGTAGTGGCGGGTTCTCATTGCGGGCGCGTGAAGGCAATGATAAACGATAAGGGCGAACGCGTTACGGAAGCGCCGCCTTCCATGCCGGTTGAGATATTGGGGTTATCCGGCGTTCCGCGCGCGGGAGAGAGATTTTTTGTTGTCCTCGACGAGAGAAAGGCGCGCGATTACTGTCTGCAAAAAGAGGCAGCCGATACGGAGAAGAAACTGAGCAGCTCACAGCGCATCAGCCTTGAGGGGCTGTATCAAGATATAACGGCGGGTAAGATAAAAGAACTGAACATCGTATTAAAAGGCGATGTGTCCGGCTCTATAGAAGCGCTCGGGAAATCGCTCCTTGAGCTTAGCACAAAGGACATCAATATAAACATAATACATACTGCAGTAGGAGATGTAAACGATTCGGATGTGGTATTGGCCCTTGCTTCCAAGGCTATTGTCATCGGATTTCACGTAAGGGTTGAACCTACGGCTCAGATATTAGCAGAAAAAGAGGGCGTGGAGGTAAAATTATACAATATTATTTATGAAACCATAGCCGATATAAAAGCCGCTATGGAAGGTATGCTTGAGCCGATCTATAAAGAGGTATTTCTGGGTAGGGCGCAAATACGCCAAGTGTTTGTGGGATCGAAAGTCGGTACAATAGCCGGTTCGTATGTGGTAAAAGGAAAAATTGTGCGCAGCGCCATTGCAAAATTAGTAAGGAACGGAAAAATAGTTTATGAAGGCAAGATAAACTCTCTGAAGAGGTTTAAAGACGACGCCAAAGAAGTCGCCGAAGGTTTTGAATGCGGCATAGCGTTGTTTAACCATAATGATATAAAAGAAGGCGATACGATAGAAGCTTACGAAATGCAAAAATTCGCCCGACGATTGGAAGGCAAATAG
- the nusA gene encoding transcription termination factor NusA, translating to MNEDLLNILDHIEREKGVKKELLFTAIESALVSAAKKIVGKNTEDITVTIDRTTGEIKVTSGGKDIKSGEFGRIAAQTAKQVIIQRIREAERDIIYGDFTARIFSLCTGAVHRFDKGNLIIDLGKTEAILPRKEMCPKDNFRQGDRVRALIMEVKKSTKGPQIILSRTHPMFIRRLFELEVPEIDESIVEIKCIVREAGDRTKLSVYSKEEKIDAVGACVGMRGQRVKDIVRELGGERIDIIKWSDDVKEYIKAALSPAEISKIEINKEKLQARVIVEDDQLSLAIGKHGQNVRLASKLTGWNIDIRSKKDIKALEEVSILSIEGIGKKAADILEESGFDTIDKIASAKLKDLVNLPGIAEKTAKKMIESAKDVIKRIQEDIKNKQASARLEIAKEKAAETERAKEEGPSKEAAGENTGESTKEGK from the coding sequence ATGAATGAGGATCTGTTAAATATATTGGATCATATAGAGAGGGAGAAAGGGGTAAAGAAGGAACTCCTTTTTACTGCCATTGAATCCGCTTTGGTAAGCGCGGCCAAAAAGATAGTCGGCAAAAATACCGAAGATATAACCGTGACCATAGACAGGACCACAGGAGAGATAAAAGTAACCTCCGGCGGTAAGGATATTAAATCCGGCGAATTCGGCAGGATCGCGGCGCAGACAGCCAAACAGGTAATAATACAAAGAATTCGCGAGGCCGAAAGGGACATAATATACGGAGATTTTACGGCGAGGATTTTTTCTCTTTGCACCGGAGCGGTGCACAGGTTTGATAAAGGCAATTTGATCATTGACCTCGGAAAGACCGAAGCCATATTGCCGCGCAAGGAGATGTGCCCTAAAGACAATTTCAGGCAGGGCGACAGAGTCAGGGCCCTTATTATGGAAGTCAAAAAGAGCACAAAGGGACCGCAGATAATACTTTCCAGGACGCACCCCATGTTCATAAGGCGGCTTTTTGAGCTGGAGGTGCCCGAAATAGACGAAAGCATAGTCGAGATAAAATGCATAGTAAGGGAAGCCGGCGACAGGACAAAACTTTCTGTCTATTCAAAGGAAGAGAAGATAGACGCTGTTGGCGCGTGTGTCGGCATGCGGGGCCAGCGCGTTAAGGATATAGTAAGGGAACTGGGGGGAGAAAGGATAGATATTATAAAATGGAGCGACGATGTTAAAGAATACATCAAAGCTGCTCTTAGCCCCGCGGAGATATCAAAAATAGAAATCAACAAAGAAAAATTGCAGGCGAGAGTTATAGTGGAGGATGACCAGCTTTCTTTAGCCATAGGGAAGCACGGTCAAAACGTCCGCCTCGCGTCAAAATTAACGGGTTGGAATATAGATATAAGGAGCAAGAAAGACATAAAGGCGCTTGAGGAAGTTTCTATATTATCGATAGAAGGAATAGGAAAAAAAGCGGCGGACATCCTGGAAGAATCCGGATTTGACACAATTGATAAGATAGCCAGCGCCAAATTGAAAGATCTTGTCAACCTGCCGGGGATAGCCGAAAAGACGGCGAAAAAGATGATAGAATCGGCCAAAGATGTGATCAAGCGTATTCAAGAAGATATTAAGAATAAACAAGCATCCGCGCGGCTAGAGATCGCAAAAGAAAAAGCCGCAGAAACTGAACGCGCAAAAGAAGAAGGGCCTTCCAAAGAAGCCGCCGGAGAGAATACCGGGGAAAGCACAAAAGAGGGTAAATAA
- a CDS encoding ribosome maturation factor RimP, producing MQKGDILEKAKPIIHNILCDNKVELVDITYRKHGRNHVLSILADTDNGITLDECARMNEVIGEALDKEDIIDGGYLLEVSSPGLDRPLKTKADLTKQKGKKIRVHTYMPIENRKEFIGTLEEFNGEDILIVTEKGAKLSIAFDKVASVRLHCDDLV from the coding sequence ATGCAAAAAGGCGATATACTCGAAAAGGCAAAGCCCATAATACACAACATATTGTGCGACAACAAGGTAGAGCTAGTAGACATAACTTATAGAAAGCATGGCAGGAACCACGTATTGAGCATATTGGCAGATACAGATAACGGCATAACGTTAGACGAATGCGCAAGGATGAACGAAGTTATAGGCGAGGCATTGGACAAAGAAGATATTATTGACGGAGGCTATCTTCTTGAAGTCTCATCGCCAGGCCTGGACAGGCCGCTTAAGACAAAAGCCGATCTTACAAAACAAAAAGGTAAAAAGATACGCGTCCATACGTATATGCCGATTGAAAACAGAAAAGAGTTTATAGGCACTCTGGAAGAATTTAATGGCGAAGATATATTAATTGTGACGGAAAAAGGGGCTAAGCTAAGCATAGCTTTCGATAAGGTAGCATCTGTGCGATTGCATTGCGATGATTTGGTTTAA
- a CDS encoding proline--tRNA ligase, translating into MRMTKAFIPTLKENPADAEVISHKLMIRAGLIRRLSAGAYTYLPLGLKVLQKVESIIREEMNRSGAEEILMPAIHPKELWDKTGRFDLMADILMTYKDKSGKVSVLGPTHEEIVTDLVAKEIKSYRDLPKTLYQIQTKFRDEPRPRFGVLRSKEFIMKDAYSFDRDAEGLSRSYDAMYKAYCRIFERCALDYKPVEADTGFMGGDVSHEFMVPSQNGEDVIALCEKCGYASNLESMECVLKSTVHPSTSLGTSGPQSIELKKIQEVDTPAVSTIEKVGSLLKKTPQELVKTLVCKADGKPAAVLLRGDHELNEAKLKRLIGCEILEMADAELILKVTGAPVGFAGPVGLKGVYIITDNSVKGLTNFAVGANKKDKHLLNANLDRDFKVDKWGDVRIATEGDPCPKCGSKINIEHAIEVGHTFKLGTKYSKSLGAKFLDEDGKEKPCIMGCYGIGVNRIVATSIEKSNDKDGIIWPLSLAPYQVIVLPLNAAHKESMDIAEGLYKKLLDLNIEVLLDDRPESAGIKFKDADLIGVPIQIVIGERNLANGKVELKTRKDKKITPLSPEEAVKKIKEIVTSKRAIFLDKNTLKG; encoded by the coding sequence ATGAGAATGACAAAGGCATTTATTCCGACATTAAAAGAGAATCCGGCAGACGCCGAAGTCATAAGCCATAAGCTGATGATAAGGGCGGGCCTTATAAGGAGATTGAGCGCCGGGGCATATACATATCTGCCCTTGGGGCTTAAAGTGCTTCAAAAAGTCGAGAGTATAATAAGAGAAGAGATGAACCGATCCGGCGCCGAAGAGATACTTATGCCTGCCATACATCCTAAAGAATTGTGGGACAAAACCGGCAGGTTCGACCTTATGGCCGACATATTGATGACTTATAAAGACAAAAGCGGGAAAGTATCTGTTTTGGGCCCGACGCACGAGGAGATAGTGACGGATCTCGTTGCCAAAGAGATCAAATCTTACCGGGACCTCCCAAAGACGCTTTACCAGATACAGACAAAATTCAGAGATGAGCCCCGTCCGCGATTCGGCGTTCTTCGCTCCAAAGAATTCATAATGAAAGACGCCTACAGTTTTGATAGGGATGCAGAAGGCCTTAGCAGAAGTTACGATGCTATGTATAAGGCCTATTGCAGGATATTTGAAAGATGCGCTTTGGATTATAAGCCTGTCGAGGCCGATACGGGCTTTATGGGCGGAGACGTCTCGCATGAATTCATGGTGCCGTCGCAAAACGGAGAAGATGTAATTGCTCTCTGCGAAAAATGCGGTTATGCGTCTAATCTGGAGAGCATGGAGTGTGTTTTGAAGTCCACAGTCCATCCCTCGACTTCGCTCGGGACGAGCGGTCCGCAGTCCATAGAGCTAAAGAAAATCCAAGAAGTGGATACGCCTGCCGTGAGCACTATTGAAAAGGTGGGGAGTTTACTTAAAAAAACGCCGCAGGAACTGGTTAAGACGCTGGTTTGCAAAGCAGACGGAAAACCCGCAGCTGTCCTATTAAGAGGTGACCACGAGCTGAATGAAGCGAAACTTAAACGGCTCATCGGATGCGAAATCCTGGAGATGGCCGATGCCGAACTTATCCTGAAAGTGACGGGCGCCCCGGTAGGCTTTGCCGGCCCCGTAGGGCTGAAAGGCGTTTATATAATAACGGATAACTCGGTGAAGGGCCTTACGAATTTTGCGGTGGGCGCCAACAAAAAAGACAAACACCTTCTTAACGCAAATCTCGATAGAGATTTTAAAGTGGACAAGTGGGGTGATGTGAGAATAGCTACCGAAGGCGATCCCTGCCCCAAATGCGGCTCAAAGATAAACATAGAACACGCGATAGAAGTGGGACACACTTTTAAATTGGGGACAAAATATAGCAAATCCCTAGGGGCAAAATTTCTCGACGAAGACGGCAAAGAGAAGCCCTGCATCATGGGTTGCTACGGGATAGGCGTCAATAGGATCGTAGCGACCTCGATTGAAAAGAGTAATGACAAAGACGGCATAATATGGCCGCTGTCTTTGGCGCCATATCAGGTAATAGTCCTGCCTTTAAATGCCGCTCATAAAGAATCTATGGATATAGCGGAAGGCCTTTATAAGAAATTACTGGATTTAAATATAGAGGTCTTGCTTGATGACCGGCCGGAATCGGCAGGTATAAAATTCAAAGATGCTGACCTTATAGGCGTACCTATACAGATAGTGATAGGAGAGAGGAATCTCGCCAACGGCAAGGTGGAGCTGAAGACAAGAAAAGATAAAAAGATAACACCGCTTAGCCCGGAAGAGGCCGTAAAAAAAATCAAAGAAATTGTAACATCAAAGCGGGCGATTTTTCTTGACAAAAATACCCTAAAAGGGTAA